The following proteins are co-located in the Paludibaculum fermentans genome:
- a CDS encoding response regulator transcription factor, with the protein MARTILVVDDSPAHLKLMQSAIEGRGYEILTAADGEEALHHAQAYHPDVILLDVVLPKKNGYQVCRQLKAAGDTKAIKIIMVSSKSQDSDRYWGLKQGADGYVTKPFEAADLLAAVERAL; encoded by the coding sequence ATGGCAAGAACCATTCTTGTGGTGGACGACAGTCCAGCTCATCTGAAACTGATGCAATCGGCGATTGAGGGGCGAGGGTACGAAATCCTCACCGCGGCCGATGGGGAAGAGGCGCTGCATCACGCGCAGGCCTATCACCCCGACGTGATCCTGTTGGATGTTGTGCTGCCTAAAAAGAATGGGTATCAGGTGTGCCGGCAACTGAAGGCGGCGGGCGATACCAAGGCGATCAAGATCATCATGGTCAGCAGCAAGTCGCAGGACTCCGACCGCTACTGGGGCCTGAAGCAGGGCGCCGACGGTTACGTCACGAAGCCGTTTGAGGCGGCCGACCTGCTGGCCGCGGTAGAGCGAGCGCTCTAA
- a CDS encoding LiaI-LiaF-like domain-containing protein produces the protein MLVRAVRGPILLIALGSLMALHRFQDISFTKTWPVLLILLGLMKLFERMALSASAASTSGPYVGPDGQL, from the coding sequence ATGTTGGTTCGCGCAGTGCGGGGTCCGATCCTGCTGATCGCGTTGGGCAGCCTGATGGCGCTGCACCGGTTTCAAGACATCAGTTTTACCAAAACCTGGCCGGTGCTCCTGATCCTGCTGGGTTTGATGAAGTTGTTCGAGCGGATGGCGTTGAGCGCCAGCGCGGCTTCGACGAGCGGCCCGTACGTGGGCCCGGATGGGCAATTGTAA
- a CDS encoding LiaI-LiaF-like domain-containing protein: MTAPSENVKPVTAYCRSCGKPLTEDTAKVAHGTVYCEDHLPQEAQEQAPPQAQAANPYSSPYGAGRAVPNPGVSPGLAFLLGLIPGVGAIYNGQYAKGLVHVLVLGLMISINSTDAAGGLEPLFVMLTSVFWFYMAFEAYHTARRRMLGEPVDEFSSLVQIRNTPGSVPVVPVVLIGLGVLFLLNNLELLRLRVVLRYWPALLILAGVWMLYARMSGPAAEPPADPYNPNVNPPTGPGGAL; encoded by the coding sequence ATGACGGCTCCTAGTGAGAATGTGAAACCCGTGACGGCGTATTGCCGTTCATGCGGAAAGCCGTTAACCGAAGACACGGCGAAAGTGGCGCATGGGACAGTGTATTGCGAAGACCATCTGCCACAGGAAGCCCAGGAACAAGCACCGCCGCAAGCGCAGGCGGCCAACCCCTACTCGTCGCCGTATGGCGCGGGGCGGGCAGTCCCGAATCCAGGGGTCTCACCTGGCCTTGCATTTCTGCTGGGCCTGATCCCCGGTGTAGGCGCCATCTACAACGGCCAATACGCCAAGGGCCTGGTGCATGTCCTGGTGCTGGGTCTGATGATCAGCATCAACTCGACCGATGCGGCGGGCGGGTTGGAACCGCTCTTCGTGATGCTGACCTCTGTCTTCTGGTTCTACATGGCCTTCGAGGCTTACCACACGGCGCGGCGGCGGATGCTGGGCGAGCCGGTGGATGAGTTCTCGTCGCTGGTGCAGATCCGCAACACTCCAGGCTCGGTGCCGGTGGTGCCGGTGGTGCTGATCGGACTGGGCGTATTGTTCCTCCTGAATAATCTGGAACTGCTGCGGTTGCGTGTGGTGCTGCGGTATTGGCCGGCGCTGCTGATTCTGGCCGGAGTGTGGATGCTGTATGCGCGGATGAGCGGCCCGGCTGCGGAACCGCCGGCTGATCCCTACAATCCGAACGTGAATCCTCCCACCGGTCCTGGAGGTGCGCTGTGA
- a CDS encoding hybrid sensor histidine kinase/response regulator, producing the protein MSNALDPEVLRGFLEEARSYLPGMNRCLAALRAIPGDQKSAEELHRLSHCVSGASRVIGMSELGEAARVVETLLDPVVLDEQPLDPAVLEPMAEGVLRMTQLLADIPEPEAPVELPEPRFDRIPADLLSGFIEEADEHLQSTGIQFRELSSRAADRGPVLREIRRSIHTIKGAAAMVGLETFSRLAHRMEDLLDLLYEGRLEYSPDRHELLVATYDTLSDLVRQKGRVGPLSHQIRELLQVYDLAVADLEEPGQIEMEPAAGLPLDAAPVAIPEAETADSSRMVRAPLERLDDLVRLVGELFVNRSGFERHLASYAREVEELNLSLQRIRRLTAQFDSEHLELPSGNRLASPTAKGDSAPEFDALEFDRYTQLHLLSRELTETTSDLATATSQLKQLIGSFDSYVSMQGRLTSEVQDKLVRLRMVPLNLLANRLHRTVRVASQKSGKLAELEVEGMTAELDKSVVEQLAAPLDHLLRNAVDHGIELPEVRRAAGKPEQGRVRLRATQEGTEVVIRLSDDGAGVDPEKIRETAASHGFLTESEAAQATRQQLFSLIFEPGFSTSATVSEISGRGVGLDVVKSAVEALKGSVALESPVGSGATFTVRMPTTLAITKVLFVEDQQETYALPLAAISQVARLEASQLEYVSHKPVVRLGSSLLPLLYLSEALNLPRAKSGPSPRQPLLVLRSGNEEFALAVDHISGAREVMVKPLAGIMRRSASIGGATLTGDGNVVLILNPVALSPGYQQSQKVRAGAARAVAVQRRPLNVMIVDDSLSVRRVVANLVKNNGWTPLQAKDGLEALEMLQHIDHKPDVILMDIEMPRMDGFELTATLRSQADYRKTPIVMLTSRAGEKHRSKALSLGATHYLVKPYQEEMLLSILRNSAETGSNTTRVA; encoded by the coding sequence ATGAGCAATGCGCTCGATCCCGAGGTGCTGCGCGGCTTTCTGGAAGAAGCGCGCAGCTACCTGCCCGGCATGAACCGCTGTCTGGCGGCGCTGCGGGCCATTCCCGGCGATCAGAAGTCCGCCGAGGAACTACACCGGCTGTCTCACTGCGTGAGCGGAGCCAGCCGCGTCATCGGCATGAGCGAATTGGGCGAAGCCGCTCGCGTAGTAGAGACCCTGCTGGATCCAGTGGTGCTGGACGAGCAGCCGCTCGATCCGGCCGTGCTGGAGCCGATGGCCGAGGGCGTGCTGCGCATGACCCAGCTTCTGGCGGACATCCCCGAACCGGAAGCTCCGGTGGAGCTGCCGGAGCCACGCTTTGACCGCATTCCCGCTGACCTGTTATCAGGATTCATCGAGGAAGCCGATGAGCATCTGCAGAGCACCGGGATCCAGTTCCGTGAATTGAGTTCGAGGGCGGCGGACCGCGGTCCGGTGCTGCGCGAAATCCGCCGGTCCATTCACACCATCAAGGGTGCGGCGGCCATGGTGGGCCTGGAGACGTTCAGCCGCCTCGCGCACCGCATGGAGGACCTGCTCGACCTGCTGTACGAGGGCCGGTTGGAGTACTCGCCGGACCGGCACGAACTGCTGGTGGCGACGTACGACACGCTGAGCGACCTGGTGAGGCAGAAGGGGCGGGTGGGCCCGTTGTCGCACCAGATCCGTGAGTTGCTGCAGGTGTACGATCTGGCCGTGGCGGATCTCGAGGAGCCTGGCCAGATCGAAATGGAGCCGGCTGCCGGGCTGCCGCTAGATGCGGCGCCGGTGGCGATTCCGGAAGCCGAGACCGCGGACTCCAGCCGCATGGTGCGTGCGCCGCTGGAGCGGCTGGACGATCTCGTCCGCCTGGTGGGCGAACTGTTCGTAAACCGCTCGGGCTTTGAGCGCCACCTGGCATCGTACGCGCGGGAAGTGGAAGAGCTCAATCTCAGCCTGCAGCGCATCCGCAGGTTGACCGCCCAGTTTGATTCGGAACACCTTGAACTGCCTTCCGGCAACCGCCTGGCTTCGCCGACGGCGAAGGGTGATTCCGCCCCTGAATTTGATGCGCTGGAGTTTGACCGCTACACGCAACTCCACCTGCTGTCCAGGGAGTTGACTGAGACGACGAGCGACCTGGCCACGGCCACGTCGCAATTGAAGCAGTTGATCGGTTCGTTCGACAGCTATGTCAGTATGCAGGGGCGGCTGACGAGCGAAGTGCAGGACAAGCTGGTGCGGCTGCGCATGGTGCCGCTGAACCTGCTGGCCAACCGGCTGCACCGCACGGTCCGTGTGGCCTCCCAGAAGAGCGGAAAGCTGGCGGAGTTGGAAGTAGAGGGTATGACGGCCGAGCTCGATAAGAGCGTCGTGGAGCAGTTGGCTGCTCCGCTGGATCACCTGCTGCGGAATGCTGTCGATCACGGCATCGAACTGCCGGAGGTGCGGCGGGCGGCTGGGAAGCCGGAGCAGGGCCGCGTACGGTTGCGGGCGACGCAGGAAGGCACCGAGGTGGTCATCCGCCTCAGTGATGACGGGGCGGGCGTGGATCCGGAAAAGATCCGCGAAACCGCGGCGAGCCACGGTTTCCTGACGGAAAGTGAAGCGGCGCAGGCCACGCGGCAGCAACTCTTCTCGCTGATCTTCGAGCCTGGCTTCAGTACCTCGGCGACCGTGAGTGAAATCTCCGGCCGCGGTGTGGGACTCGATGTTGTCAAGAGCGCCGTGGAAGCCCTGAAGGGCAGTGTTGCGCTGGAATCGCCCGTGGGCTCGGGCGCCACCTTTACGGTGCGCATGCCCACGACCCTGGCGATCACGAAGGTTCTGTTCGTGGAAGACCAGCAGGAGACGTATGCGCTGCCGCTGGCTGCCATCTCGCAGGTAGCGCGGCTGGAAGCGTCTCAATTGGAGTATGTCAGCCATAAACCGGTGGTGCGGCTGGGGTCCAGCCTGCTGCCGCTGTTGTATCTGTCCGAGGCGCTGAATCTGCCGCGGGCCAAGTCTGGGCCTTCTCCCAGGCAGCCCTTATTGGTGCTGAGGTCGGGCAACGAAGAGTTCGCCCTGGCGGTCGATCACATCTCGGGTGCCCGTGAGGTGATGGTGAAGCCGCTGGCCGGCATCATGCGGCGCTCGGCGAGCATTGGCGGAGCCACCCTGACGGGCGACGGGAATGTGGTGCTGATCCTGAATCCGGTGGCGTTGTCGCCAGGCTACCAACAGAGCCAGAAGGTACGCGCCGGAGCGGCTCGAGCCGTGGCGGTGCAGCGCCGGCCGCTGAACGTCATGATTGTCGACGATTCGCTGAGCGTGCGGCGTGTGGTCGCGAACTTGGTCAAGAACAATGGCTGGACCCCGCTGCAGGCCAAGGACGGCCTGGAGGCGCTGGAGATGCTGCAGCACATCGACCACAAACCGGACGTGATCCTGATGGATATCGAAATGCCGCGTATGGACGGCTTCGAGTTGACGGCCACACTGCGGTCGCAGGCCGACTACCGCAAAACACCCATCGTGATGCTGACGTCGCGCGCCGGTGAGAAGCACCGCTCGAAAGCACTGTCGCTGGGCGCGACCCACTATCTGGTGAAGCCTTACCAGGAAGAGATGTTGCTTTCCATCCTGAGGAACAGCGCGGAAACCGGGTCGAACACGACGAGGGTAGCGTGA
- a CDS encoding chemotaxis protein CheW — protein MSGSERDDLFLGFDDRTPVEGGDLPMDGLLAELLGNWQDVDSAELEAAPDRPYEPVEDEPVSVSALMDRLLLDDTEATVQAPTAQSETTVAEPLAEAFVDLESLSIVLPDEEPGTALPAGHVADSQVTEPQPLGRKHAAEEVSFLADLRPVLPAVHRAGLSAVEMPEPAEAAAEVSLPTVTAPEPESDDGTLRLLLGTMKRELAESVRPRLPEPPAGAGRVTERFLAFQLAGESYAVPLTRVMETERLPKVTAVPGLPAFVMGVANLRGSVLPLVDLAMLLELESTGRPHDARILVVRPSPDDSPVALVVDALQGVAMLAREELHRTPHWLDGRTTPFLEGIGSHKGRLLSVLDLDRVFAASELREQPAAY, from the coding sequence ATGAGCGGCTCCGAACGCGACGATCTCTTTCTTGGATTCGACGACAGGACCCCGGTCGAGGGCGGTGATCTGCCCATGGACGGGTTGCTGGCGGAGCTGTTGGGCAACTGGCAGGATGTGGACTCGGCTGAACTGGAAGCTGCACCTGACCGGCCGTACGAGCCGGTGGAGGATGAACCGGTCTCCGTTTCGGCGCTGATGGACCGGCTGCTGCTGGACGACACGGAAGCAACCGTACAGGCGCCCACTGCCCAATCCGAAACAACGGTAGCGGAACCCCTGGCAGAGGCTTTCGTCGATCTGGAGTCGCTATCGATTGTGCTGCCTGATGAGGAGCCCGGTACTGCGCTGCCGGCCGGGCACGTGGCCGACAGCCAGGTGACCGAGCCGCAGCCGCTGGGCAGGAAGCACGCAGCGGAGGAAGTGAGTTTCCTGGCGGACCTTCGTCCCGTGCTGCCGGCCGTGCACCGGGCCGGGCTGTCGGCCGTTGAAATGCCTGAACCGGCAGAAGCGGCGGCCGAGGTGAGCCTGCCCACGGTGACAGCGCCGGAGCCGGAAAGCGACGACGGCACGCTACGGCTGCTTCTGGGAACGATGAAGCGCGAGCTTGCGGAGAGTGTACGGCCGAGGCTGCCCGAGCCGCCGGCAGGCGCGGGCCGCGTAACAGAACGGTTCCTGGCCTTCCAACTGGCTGGGGAGAGCTACGCCGTCCCGCTGACGCGTGTGATGGAGACGGAACGCCTGCCGAAGGTGACGGCGGTGCCCGGGTTGCCGGCCTTCGTCATGGGCGTGGCGAACCTGCGCGGCTCCGTACTGCCGCTGGTCGACCTGGCGATGCTGCTGGAGCTGGAGAGCACGGGCCGGCCGCACGATGCCCGCATCCTGGTGGTGCGGCCCTCGCCGGACGATTCGCCGGTGGCGCTGGTGGTGGATGCGTTGCAGGGTGTCGCGATGCTGGCGAGGGAAGAGCTGCATCGCACTCCGCATTGGCTGGACGGCCGCACGACTCCGTTCCTGGAGGGGATCGGGTCGCACAAGGGGCGGCTGCTGAGTGTCTTGGATCTGGACAGGGTCTTTGCCGCGTCAGAGCTGCGAGAACAGCCGGCGGCCTATTGA
- a CDS encoding chemotaxis protein CheW produces the protein MPEQVLQVLMCDRHGQSFAVGVEEIASIERDRSALYRTLLVDRATGERIAVDRVGGVTEIERASICQPPERLGRAGQGLLGVVEIDGVSVPLVKTAFLAAVDPIRIQPAVITRPSAGRAAPAVEEPQILITSLRLARSNTARPEVVVGIPLEQVLDVSEPLPWIPLQVEGGWLRGILAWRGQTAQLVDLARCFGLEPLLGAPEERLVVVRGTSRHEPIAFMASAALQRVNPAHAIAIHPEDAGLKTEAIRGVFRWTSRLLVIPDIDALL, from the coding sequence ATGCCGGAACAGGTGCTGCAGGTGCTGATGTGCGACCGGCACGGCCAGTCGTTCGCGGTCGGGGTGGAGGAGATCGCCTCCATTGAGCGAGACCGGTCGGCTCTGTACCGCACGCTGCTGGTTGATCGGGCGACGGGTGAGCGCATTGCGGTGGACCGGGTAGGGGGCGTAACCGAGATCGAGCGGGCCTCCATCTGCCAGCCGCCGGAGCGCCTGGGCCGGGCGGGGCAAGGGCTGCTCGGCGTGGTTGAGATTGACGGAGTATCGGTGCCGCTGGTCAAGACGGCGTTTCTGGCCGCAGTGGATCCCATCCGGATCCAGCCGGCGGTCATTACGCGCCCTTCGGCCGGAAGGGCAGCGCCCGCTGTGGAAGAGCCGCAGATCCTGATTACCAGCCTGCGGCTGGCACGTTCGAACACGGCGCGGCCCGAAGTGGTGGTCGGGATTCCGCTGGAACAGGTGCTGGACGTGTCGGAACCGCTGCCGTGGATCCCGCTGCAGGTGGAGGGTGGCTGGCTGCGGGGCATCCTGGCCTGGCGCGGCCAGACGGCGCAGTTGGTGGACCTGGCCCGCTGCTTCGGACTGGAGCCGCTGTTGGGCGCGCCCGAGGAGCGCTTGGTGGTGGTGCGCGGGACGAGCCGCCACGAGCCCATCGCGTTCATGGCGTCGGCGGCGCTTCAGCGCGTGAATCCTGCTCATGCCATAGCGATCCACCCCGAGGACGCGGGGTTGAAGACCGAGGCCATCCGTGGAGTGTTTCGCTGGACGAGCCGCCTGCTCGTGATCCCGGATATCGATGCGCTCCTTTAG
- a CDS encoding response regulator, producing MAEAELANKHVRLREAVAAAKLGHKSMARRLFRELVDSDPQNEEAWLWNAALAETPDEAHRSLVKVLDINPNNHHALNALALQRLREAALRQQRAEAALGQKRQAAASVAGEMPSFKPVAAKPPAPFPVPAPQVWQCPLCSADSTHPIERCQRCGALLTLESLDDLAASRDVDENTLSEAIQRLLREMRSHPTFEGHLNLARAYLNLNHSAEALPHLEKASKLKPDETIVKQALEKLRNRRLILAVDDSTTVRKIVSVTLERYGYRVLTAMDGMQALAKLDEQRPDLILLDITMPRMDGYQVCKTIKQNSYTKPIPVVMLSGKDGFFDKVKGKLAGATDYLTKPFQEEALVKAVEKHLKPRS from the coding sequence ATGGCGGAAGCGGAACTAGCGAATAAGCACGTGCGACTGCGGGAAGCCGTCGCTGCGGCAAAACTGGGCCATAAGAGCATGGCGCGCCGGTTGTTCCGCGAACTGGTGGACAGCGATCCGCAGAACGAAGAGGCGTGGTTGTGGAATGCCGCGCTGGCGGAGACGCCGGACGAAGCGCACCGGAGCCTGGTCAAGGTCCTCGACATCAATCCCAACAACCATCATGCGCTGAACGCGCTGGCGCTGCAGCGGCTGCGCGAGGCCGCCCTGCGCCAGCAGCGGGCCGAGGCGGCATTGGGCCAGAAGCGGCAAGCCGCCGCCTCCGTCGCGGGCGAAATGCCGTCGTTCAAGCCCGTGGCTGCAAAGCCGCCCGCTCCCTTCCCGGTTCCGGCTCCCCAGGTCTGGCAATGCCCCCTTTGTAGCGCCGACTCGACCCATCCGATCGAACGCTGCCAGCGCTGCGGCGCGCTGTTGACGCTGGAGAGCCTCGACGACCTGGCGGCCAGCCGGGACGTGGATGAGAACACCCTCAGCGAAGCGATCCAGCGGCTGTTGCGGGAGATGCGCAGTCATCCCACCTTTGAGGGCCACCTGAACCTGGCACGGGCCTATCTCAATCTCAACCATTCCGCCGAAGCGCTGCCGCATCTGGAGAAGGCCAGCAAGCTGAAGCCGGACGAAACCATCGTGAAGCAGGCGCTGGAAAAGCTCCGCAACCGCCGCCTGATTTTGGCCGTGGACGACAGCACCACTGTCCGCAAGATTGTGTCGGTGACGCTGGAGCGCTACGGCTACCGGGTGCTCACCGCAATGGATGGAATGCAGGCGCTGGCGAAGTTGGATGAGCAGCGCCCCGACCTGATCCTGCTGGACATTACGATGCCGCGCATGGATGGCTACCAGGTCTGCAAGACGATCAAGCAGAACTCGTATACCAAGCCGATTCCGGTGGTCATGCTCTCGGGCAAGGACGGGTTTTTCGACAAGGTGAAGGGAAAACTGGCCGGGGCGACCGACTACCTGACGAAACCGTTTCAGGAAGAGGCGCTCGTCAAGGCAGTGGAAAAACATCTGAAGCCGCGGTCGTAA
- a CDS encoding methyl-accepting chemotaxis protein, with the protein MKNLKISQKLMVLALLGATPIVVLMFLFITSRNEQIAKSRAEIAGLESLQPARRLLEHLAQHRALTNVYLNGDLSVQNDLVRLQGNVASDMQEIAADTGKQKEYGKQWDQITATWNILKERVLTMAPKDAFSLHTAAIQSTLTLIRQIGDTSGLTMDPDVESFYLADNLLVQVVQTAEALEELRAQGAGSTSKGRLSAEDTAQMIFLSRQIENTSAVVEHNADMAMSKDKAMRELLEPKVRAARETAGYYSKLTRFQFIEGTPSVSAKTYYEDGSKAVAAYFAVWDASSSAIAGLVEARIAELNNQKWVQLGFVICILLLAAFATLRIQRGITGQVSSIMGLLKQIDAGNFRARADVLSSDELGSIAVGLNSTLDNTLSLMQSREERDQIQHSISRLLDEVSGVAEGDLRKEAEVTADITGAIADSFNYMMAELRTIISTVQKTTFAVNNSANQVQTTAEVLARGSEEQSVQIIQASSAIEQMAGSIQQVSKTASSAAVVAQEALGSAQQGANSVRKTIEGMNAIRGQVQETSKRIKRLGESSQEIGEIVELIGDIADRTSILALNASIQAAMAGEAGKGFAVVADEVERLAERATEATKRIGALIKSVQGDMTEAISAMEETTREVVGGSQLANEAGQRLSQIESVSKHIADLVSQISQAAQQQAVGSESVARNVTGISDVTQQTADGAKQAASSIRQLAALAEELNRSVSRFKLPASETRTPLAA; encoded by the coding sequence ATGAAGAATCTGAAGATTTCGCAGAAGCTGATGGTCCTGGCCCTGCTGGGCGCCACGCCCATCGTCGTATTGATGTTCCTGTTCATCACCAGCCGCAATGAGCAGATTGCGAAGTCGCGCGCCGAAATCGCCGGACTCGAATCGCTCCAGCCGGCCAGGCGGCTGCTGGAACACTTGGCGCAGCACCGCGCCCTGACAAATGTCTACCTCAACGGCGACCTTTCGGTGCAGAACGATCTGGTCAGGCTGCAGGGCAACGTGGCCAGCGATATGCAGGAGATCGCGGCCGATACGGGCAAGCAGAAGGAGTACGGCAAGCAGTGGGATCAGATCACCGCCACCTGGAACATCCTGAAGGAGCGGGTGCTCACCATGGCTCCCAAGGATGCGTTCTCGCTGCACACGGCGGCCATCCAGAGCACCCTGACGCTGATCCGCCAGATCGGCGACACCAGCGGCCTGACGATGGATCCGGATGTCGAGTCGTTCTACCTTGCCGACAACCTGCTGGTCCAGGTAGTGCAGACGGCCGAGGCCTTGGAGGAGTTGCGCGCCCAGGGCGCCGGCAGCACCAGCAAGGGGCGTCTGTCAGCGGAGGATACGGCGCAGATGATCTTCCTTTCGCGCCAGATCGAGAACACCAGCGCTGTGGTGGAACATAACGCGGACATGGCGATGTCGAAGGACAAAGCCATGCGGGAGCTGCTGGAGCCGAAGGTGCGCGCGGCGCGTGAAACGGCGGGCTACTACTCGAAGCTGACGCGGTTCCAGTTCATTGAAGGCACTCCCTCGGTGAGTGCGAAGACCTATTACGAAGACGGCTCGAAGGCCGTGGCGGCGTACTTCGCGGTCTGGGACGCCAGCAGTTCTGCGATCGCGGGCCTGGTGGAGGCGCGCATCGCGGAGCTGAACAACCAGAAGTGGGTTCAGCTTGGCTTTGTCATCTGCATCCTGCTGCTGGCGGCGTTCGCGACCCTGCGCATCCAGCGCGGCATCACCGGCCAGGTGAGCAGCATTATGGGCCTGCTGAAGCAGATCGATGCCGGCAATTTCCGGGCGCGCGCCGACGTGCTGTCGAGCGACGAACTGGGCTCGATCGCCGTAGGCCTGAACAGCACGCTGGACAATACCCTGAGCCTGATGCAGTCCCGCGAAGAGCGTGACCAGATTCAGCACAGTATTTCGCGGCTGCTGGACGAGGTGAGCGGCGTGGCCGAAGGCGACCTGCGGAAGGAAGCCGAGGTGACGGCCGACATCACGGGCGCCATTGCGGATTCGTTCAACTACATGATGGCCGAGCTGCGCACCATCATTTCCACGGTGCAGAAGACGACCTTCGCGGTGAACAACTCGGCCAACCAGGTGCAGACGACGGCCGAAGTGCTGGCGCGCGGTAGTGAAGAGCAGTCGGTGCAGATCATCCAGGCGTCGTCGGCCATTGAGCAGATGGCGGGCAGCATCCAGCAGGTGTCGAAGACGGCTTCGAGCGCGGCGGTGGTTGCCCAGGAAGCGCTGGGCAGCGCGCAGCAGGGCGCAAACTCGGTGCGCAAGACGATCGAGGGGATGAACGCGATCCGCGGCCAGGTGCAGGAAACGTCCAAACGCATCAAGCGGCTGGGCGAGAGCTCGCAGGAGATCGGCGAGATCGTCGAGCTGATCGGCGATATTGCGGATCGCACCAGCATCCTGGCCTTGAACGCTTCGATCCAGGCGGCCATGGCCGGCGAAGCAGGCAAGGGCTTCGCGGTGGTTGCGGACGAAGTGGAACGGCTGGCGGAACGCGCGACGGAAGCGACGAAGCGCATCGGCGCGCTGATCAAGTCGGTGCAGGGCGACATGACTGAGGCCATCTCGGCCATGGAAGAGACGACACGCGAAGTGGTAGGCGGATCGCAGCTGGCCAACGAGGCTGGTCAGCGCCTGTCGCAGATCGAGTCGGTGTCCAAGCACATTGCGGACCTGGTGTCGCAGATCTCGCAGGCTGCCCAGCAGCAGGCCGTGGGGTCGGAGTCGGTGGCTCGGAACGTGACGGGGATCTCCGACGTAACGCAGCAGACGGCCGATGGCGCGAAGCAGGCTGCCTCTTCGATTCGTCAACTGGCGGCGCTGGCCGAGGAGCTCAACCGCTCGGTCAGCCGCTTCAAACTGCCGGCGAGTGAGACCAGGACTCCTCTCGCCGCTTAG
- a CDS encoding DUF4097 family beta strand repeat-containing protein, translating into MRRGSLVGPLVLIVIGVVFLLKNIRPDLPLFELFMSYWPFLLIAWGGLRLVEILVSYFRGSKLPVTGISGGEWALVIILSMVGSSVWGVQQFTRNGFGRFPIGGVEVFGESFDYSVAAQDVKSGKTPRIVVDNVRGNTRIIAADTEQVSVSGRKTVRALSRTEADKADALTKVQCNAAGSTVTIAANQDRADGQRVSTDLEITVPKGSSIETRGRYGDFEISDVTGDVTINSDNAGVRLQNIGGRVKVDTRKSDIIRAVDLKGDLELKGRGRDVELENIAGQVTINGSYSGETTMRKLAKTVRFESAVTDFRVERIPGELQLSLSTLTANNVVGPMTVRAKSKDIRLTDVSDTIELNIDNGNVEILQSKLPLAKMDVKVRAGAIEVALPKDGRFTLDASTQRGEITNDFDDRLKETSEDRGAKLRGSLGAGPEIKLATSRGEVTLRKMGMGEVSAQELPAPPKAPKAPAPPARADNQ; encoded by the coding sequence ATGAGAAGAGGTTCGTTGGTTGGTCCGCTGGTCCTGATTGTGATCGGCGTCGTCTTCCTGCTGAAGAACATCCGGCCGGATCTGCCCTTGTTTGAGCTCTTTATGAGCTACTGGCCGTTCCTGTTGATCGCCTGGGGCGGTCTGCGGCTGGTGGAGATCCTGGTAAGCTACTTCCGCGGTTCCAAGCTCCCGGTCACCGGCATTTCGGGTGGTGAGTGGGCCCTGGTGATTATCCTGTCCATGGTTGGGTCGTCGGTATGGGGTGTCCAGCAGTTCACACGGAACGGCTTTGGGCGGTTCCCCATCGGCGGGGTGGAAGTGTTTGGTGAGAGCTTCGACTACTCGGTGGCCGCGCAGGATGTGAAGTCCGGCAAGACGCCGCGGATCGTGGTTGATAACGTCCGGGGCAATACTCGGATCATCGCAGCCGATACCGAGCAGGTGAGCGTATCGGGCCGCAAGACGGTGCGGGCTTTGAGCCGCACCGAGGCCGACAAGGCGGATGCACTGACCAAAGTACAGTGCAACGCCGCTGGTTCCACAGTGACGATCGCCGCGAACCAGGACCGGGCCGACGGGCAGCGGGTGTCCACCGATCTGGAAATCACCGTACCGAAAGGCTCTTCGATTGAGACTCGCGGCCGCTACGGCGATTTTGAAATCTCCGACGTGACCGGCGACGTCACCATCAACAGCGACAATGCAGGGGTGCGGCTGCAGAACATCGGCGGACGGGTGAAGGTGGATACGCGGAAGAGCGACATCATTCGCGCCGTCGACTTGAAGGGTGACCTGGAGTTGAAGGGCCGCGGCCGTGACGTGGAACTGGAAAACATCGCCGGGCAGGTGACGATCAACGGGTCGTACTCCGGCGAAACGACGATGCGGAAGCTGGCCAAGACCGTACGGTTCGAGAGTGCGGTGACGGATTTCCGGGTGGAACGGATTCCCGGAGAATTGCAGCTGAGCCTGTCGACGCTGACGGCAAATAACGTGGTAGGCCCCATGACAGTGCGGGCCAAATCGAAGGATATCCGGCTCACCGATGTCTCCGACACCATCGAATTGAACATTGACAACGGCAACGTGGAGATTCTGCAATCGAAGCTGCCGCTGGCCAAGATGGACGTGAAGGTCCGTGCCGGCGCCATTGAAGTGGCGCTGCCCAAGGATGGCCGGTTCACGCTGGACGCCTCTACCCAGCGCGGCGAAATCACCAATGATTTTGACGACAGGCTGAAGGAAACCAGCGAGGATCGCGGCGCGAAATTGCGCGGGTCGCTGGGGGCCGGTCCGGAAATCAAACTTGCCACTTCGCGCGGTGAAGTGACGCTGCGCAAGATGGGCATGGGCGAAGTATCGGCGCAGGAACTGCCTGCCCCGCCGAAGGCCCCGAAGGCACCCGCTCCGCCCGCCCGGGCCGACAATCAATAG